The following nucleotide sequence is from Trifolium pratense cultivar HEN17-A07 linkage group LG2, ARS_RC_1.1, whole genome shotgun sequence.
TACTTATTACAGTAGTacttattttctttcaatttttttttggagaatTTAAGCTTAATTAATGATTAATTGGTTCCTTTTTTCTAggctatttttttattaataattttttattatgtgaTGGTAAAATAAGAGAATTTTCAAGTTTAAGTTCTTATCCTTTTCTGATTATTTATTCACTTAACAGTTGTAGCTTTGATGGCTATAAAGACCGAGTTGAATGATCCTCACAATGTTTTGGAGAATTGGGATATTAATTCTGTTGATCCATGTAGTTGGAGGATGATTACTTGTACTCCAGATGGTTCAGTTTCTGCATTGTAAGTTGTTTAGgttcaacttttttaaaaaatggcaaaaaagTTCCAGGAAGTTTTGATTAAGTTGTTTAGGTTCAAGTttgattttttcatttaatagaATTTTCATCTTTGTTTCAGGGGATTGCCTAGTCAGAATTTGTCTGGTACACTATCTCCTAAAATTGGAAACCTTACCAATTTACAATCTGTGTAAGTCTATGTTGATTTTTATTAAGATGCTTCATATCTTGGTTTGAATTTGATGATGATTGAATTTGACATTAGTGCTTTGATTATTACTCATTGATTCCGTTTTTTATAAACTTAATACACTTTATTTACTCTTTCGAAAGAGTTATAAGGCTAATTAAGTGGAATTGTTTTCGTGTAAGTTATAAGCTgctttcataagctatcctggagagcttatgaaaataagctgaaaactgCTATTGGACATGGCATAAGTTTTCGTACATATGCCAGTAGATAAGGTCAAAAATAAGTCACTCCAAACAGGTCCTAAGTGAAGGAGATTATATTGATgcataattaattgtttttgcttttgCAGGTTACTTCAGAATAATGCTATTTCTGGTCATATTCCAGCTGCAATAGGAAGCTTGGAAAAGCTTCAGACACTTGATCTCTCTAATAATGAATTTAGTGGCGAGATGCCGAGTTCTTTGGGAGGCCTTAAGAACCTGAATTATTTGTAAGTTACAAAATCATATACACATACATCATCATACAATTGTTTGATCATTTATGAAGTGTTTCTCATTGCATTTGAATTGTCTTATGTGCATGCTAGGCGGTTAAATAATAACAGCCTTACCGGAGCTTGCCCTCAGTCTCTTAGCAACATCGAAAGCCTTACCCTTGTGTAGGTCTTTGTTACCTTATTTCCAAATTATATTTATGTTATTCATGTTTTTTATCGAaccgacaagggctgaatccaAGTGTATTTGGCAATTTTAAGCTTTGATTTTTCTCTCAAAAATGGTATACTAACTActattaattgaaaataaatgtaGGGATCTCTCCTACAACAATTTGAGTGGTTCATTGCCAAGAATATCGGCAAGAACATTAAAGTAAGTTCGTTTTGCGTTTCCTCTTGTCTTTAGTTTTATATTCGAGTTCACAATAAAATGGTGAAGTTAATTAATCTCTTAGTCGTTTTTTGATTTCAGGATTGTAGGTAACCCGTTAATTTGCGGTCCAAAAGAAAACAATTGTTCTACGGTATTGCCCGAGCCACTTTCCTTCCCGCCAGATGTATTAAAAGGTGTTAATTAATGACATACAGTATATCTTTGTTCGTTACTTTTTCAGTTTTCGTATTTTTAACAACTTCATGATTTGATGTATTTTATTCTGATTTTCAGCCAAACCAGACGGTGGTAAAAAAGGCCATCATGTAGCACTTGCTTTTGGTGCAAGTTTTGGTGCCGCGTTTGTCATTGTGATTATAGTTGGACTTCTCATTTGGTGGCGGTATAGACACAATCAACAGATATTCTTTGATATTAATGGTTAGTCATCGCTAAAGCCTCCTCACTTTCCTTTTATACTTCTGTTTCATAAATCTCGGTTTTAGTAAAAGTTTTTTACTTCGCAGAGCATTACGACCCAGAAGTGCGCCTTGGTCATTTAAAAAGGTATTCATTCAAAGAGCTTCGGGCCGCAACTGACCATTTCAACTCAAAGAACATTCTAGGAAGAGGTGGTTTTGGAATAGTTTACAAGGCATGCTTGAATGACGGATCCGTTGTGGCCGTTAAACGGTTAAAGGACTATAATGCAGCTGGTGGTGAGATCCAATTTCAAACAGAAGTTGAGACAATAAGTTTGGCTGTCCACCGAAATCTTCTGAGGCTTCGAGGGTTTTGCAGTACTCAGAATGAACGACTCCTTGTTTATCCATATATGTCTAATGGCAGTGTAGCCTCTAGATTAAAAGGTTAGCTCCTCGAACTTTCCACAATAGGTTggttttatcatttgtttccctTGGTTAGTTAAACTTTAATGGATATGCACTGTCGTGGAATATAGTTTTACACTGACATCCAATGAAAACTCATCATATTGCCACATTATACATAACCACTTTATAACTGCATTTGAAAATAACTCGAAATACTGAATCTCGTTGGATTTGGATTTATACCAGATCATATTCACGGTCAACCAGCTTTGGATTGGACGAGGCGAAAGAGGATAGCGTTAGGCACAGCAAGAGGGTTGGTTTATTTGCATGAGCAATGTGACCCTAAAATTATCCATCGCGATGTCAAAGCAGCCAACATATTGCTAGATGAAGAATTTGAAGCAGTTGttggtgattttggtttagctAAGCTTCTTGATCATAGAGATACTCATGTGACCACTGCCGTGCGTGGCACTATTGGTCACATTGCTCCTGAGTACCTATCCACTGGTCAGTCATCAGAAAAGACCGACGTGTTTGGATTTGGAATCTTGTTGCTTGAGCTTATTACAGGTCATAAGGCTCTAGATTTTGGTCGAGCAGCAAACCAGAAAGGCGTAATGCTTGATTGGGTACTCTCTCCCGACTTTCACTCTTCTCAGTGTCTCTTATCTCTTTTAGTATAGTTAACATAGTAAACTTTTACGAGTTCAAGAAATATATATCTATTTCCACAACATATAATGAAtactaaatatgtttttgatccGTATAAAACTTTCAGGTTAAGAAACTACACCTTGAAGGAAAACTAAGTCAAATGGTAGATAAAGATCTTAAAGGCAACTTTGACATAGTTGAATTAGGAGAAATGGTTCAAGTAGCACTCTTGTGTACACAATTTAATCCTTCACACCGTCCGAAGATGTCCGAAGTGTTAAAGATGTTGGAAGGGGACGGTTTAGCTGAGAAATGGGAGGCGTCACAAAGGATCGAAACACCAAGGTTTCGGTTTTGTGAAAATCCGCCTCAAAGATATTCGGATTTTATAGAAGAATCATCACTAATAGTAGAAGCAATGGAGCTTTCTGGCCCTAGGTGACAAGCAtcttagtttgtttttttaacacTATAGTTTTCATGTTTAAATGAACATTGTTATTAGTGTGTCAATAGCTAGCTATCTAATGCTTGTATTCatgtgtaaaaagaaaaagggaaagTCATGTATAAGTCTTATCTTCTTTGTTGGAATGTTGATTTAATtgcttcataattttttttaatcaatgttAGAAATTTGTACCATTATTGATGTCACTTACAATAATGTCAAAAACTACCAAacaaagaaattcaaaattACTCCTTTGAGTCTTAAAATTAGGTTGTGATAAAAAGTGTGTACTAAATACGAATCTGGATTGGGTGCGGTCGGCACTCCATGACTGCATCAGTCACCAAGATCAGGATTGTTTGATTTAAATTGGACGATCCAAATTTTAGAGTTAGAATAAAAACTATATTAAAATATGAGCCGTTTGATTTTGGTAGACGGTAACAATTTATTGATTGCACAAGAAGTACCAaataaaaaaggtaaaaaatcTGACtataaccaaaacaaaatttgaaatacaCCATGATTACAAAAGTACCCCTATGATAACAAGATGGACAAGTCTACAAAGGCTATGAAAAGAAGGAAAGATAGAAAATGCATGGTAACATCCAAGAAGCTAAAGTCCACAAAACCATAGGCAACAAAATTACATAAACACCACTCTGTCTTCATCTCCTGTTCATAACTTGGCCCCCATCACTCATTGTGCAGTGGCAGATTCATCTTATAGTAAGGGTGTGCCTTTGCACCTTTGAGTTttggaaaagaaaattatacTAGGGACCTGCCTACCTAGTCTCCATACCCCACAATTTTCATCAACTCAATTGTGTCCTTCATATTTTTCGCAATAAATATAAGTTTGAGTCAAATTTGACCGGTTTACAAGTGAGATAAGTCTTACGTCATATATTCTATTATTGAATCAAATCAGAGATGATGAAACTTATTAATCAAATCATGAAAATACACTTGTGCACGATGGAAGTCTATTTTACATATGCATGTaagaatttgaaaatttttgaaattccgacttttttagatttttaaattttttgaacatAAATAAAAGTTTCACATTTAAGGACCAATTTTAAGATTTTTGATaactgaatttgaatttttatttttcaggaCCAAATATGTCtctataattttactttttttatacacacaagttTGAGTTTTTATTCAAACTAATAATGTTGAGTGacttgaaatttgaaaaagaaaaaaaaaaggttacaaTGAGTCGTATAAGGGGTCCATGTTTGGACCAAAAGTCCAAAACCATGTCAAAGTAATCCAACCTACtccatatttttc
It contains:
- the LOC123906865 gene encoding protein NSP-INTERACTING KINASE 3, coding for MEVFSLVLWILGLLLHLLMKISSATLSPSGINYEVVALMAIKTELNDPHNVLENWDINSVDPCSWRMITCTPDGSVSALGLPSQNLSGTLSPKIGNLTNLQSVLLQNNAISGHIPAAIGSLEKLQTLDLSNNEFSGEMPSSLGGLKNLNYLRLNNNSLTGACPQSLSNIESLTLVDLSYNNLSGSLPRISARTLKIVGNPLICGPKENNCSTVLPEPLSFPPDVLKAKPDGGKKGHHVALAFGASFGAAFVIVIIVGLLIWWRYRHNQQIFFDINEHYDPEVRLGHLKRYSFKELRAATDHFNSKNILGRGGFGIVYKACLNDGSVVAVKRLKDYNAAGGEIQFQTEVETISLAVHRNLLRLRGFCSTQNERLLVYPYMSNGSVASRLKDHIHGQPALDWTRRKRIALGTARGLVYLHEQCDPKIIHRDVKAANILLDEEFEAVVGDFGLAKLLDHRDTHVTTAVRGTIGHIAPEYLSTGQSSEKTDVFGFGILLLELITGHKALDFGRAANQKGVMLDWVKKLHLEGKLSQMVDKDLKGNFDIVELGEMVQVALLCTQFNPSHRPKMSEVLKMLEGDGLAEKWEASQRIETPRFRFCENPPQRYSDFIEESSLIVEAMELSGPR